The following proteins are encoded in a genomic region of Synechococcus sp. CBW1002:
- a CDS encoding PIN domain-containing protein: MLRSTSAVEPALWCRATQQSFLRLASTPAITQACGVPMATNGDAWAALQTFMALPQVDVIDEPPDLGRLWCQLGAIEQTAPKRWMDAYLAAFAIAAGLPLISLDQDFRQFEQEGLTFQLLQADVRGEDAP; encoded by the coding sequence GTGCTGCGCTCGACCAGCGCGGTGGAACCGGCTTTGTGGTGCCGCGCCACCCAGCAGAGTTTTCTGCGTCTGGCCTCCACGCCGGCGATCACGCAGGCTTGTGGCGTGCCGATGGCCACCAACGGCGATGCCTGGGCCGCACTGCAGACGTTCATGGCGCTGCCGCAGGTGGATGTGATCGATGAGCCGCCTGATCTGGGGCGTCTTTGGTGCCAGCTGGGCGCAATCGAGCAGACTGCCCCGAAGCGCTGGATGGATGCCTACCTGGCCGCCTTCGCGATCGCTGCTGGCCTTCCACTGATCAGCCTCGACCAGGATTTTCGCCAGTTTGAGCAGGAAGGGCTCACGTTCCAGCTGCTGCAGGCGGATGTCCGTGGAGAAGACGCACCATGA
- a CDS encoding ribbon-helix-helix protein, CopG family — protein sequence MPLTVRLDADTEHCLEQLLAETGQDKSSLIRQLIRERWQQRQPLPSITQQLGGHPGSFLDTLPSGSSERQERRRLLGQRLAARRMERR from the coding sequence ATGCCCCTCACCGTCAGGCTTGACGCCGATACAGAGCACTGCCTCGAGCAGCTCCTGGCAGAAACGGGACAGGACAAGAGCTCCTTGATTCGCCAGCTGATCCGAGAACGCTGGCAGCAGCGCCAGCCCCTCCCGTCGATCACCCAGCAATTGGGTGGTCATCCCGGCAGCTTTCTCGACACCTTGCCGTCGGGGAGTTCAGAGCGTCAGGAGCGGCGCCGACTCCTCGGCCAGAGACTTGCAGCGCGGCGGATGGAGCGGCGCTGA
- a CDS encoding type II toxin-antitoxin system VapC family toxin, with product MLRYLLDTNICIYVIKQRPASLLERFNENAALMGISAITLAELLHGAEKSSQPRRSLAVVEDFCSRLDVLSYGAKAAQHYGLIRASLERRGLPIGVNDLHIAAHARSEGLTLVSNNLREFERVDGLLLDNWV from the coding sequence ATGTTGCGCTATCTGCTGGATACCAATATCTGCATCTATGTGATCAAGCAAAGGCCGGCTTCGCTGCTTGAGAGATTCAACGAGAATGCTGCCCTGATGGGGATCTCTGCGATCACCCTGGCCGAGTTGCTGCACGGGGCTGAAAAGAGTTCCCAACCCCGGAGATCTCTTGCCGTTGTGGAGGACTTCTGCAGTCGCTTGGATGTGCTCAGCTACGGAGCCAAAGCTGCGCAGCACTATGGACTGATTCGCGCATCCCTTGAGCGGCGTGGATTACCGATTGGTGTGAATGATCTGCACATCGCTGCCCATGCCCGCAGTGAGGGCCTGACCCTGGTCAGCAACAACCTGCGGGAATTCGAGCGGGTGGATGGTCTGTTGCTCGACAACTGGGTCTGA
- the vapB gene encoding type II toxin-antitoxin system VapB family antitoxin, producing MAAVTRLFLSNRSQAVRIPAHLRLPDSVKDVEVRACGEERIISPLGRRWDTFFQDALPVPDDFLQERATQDQPEREAF from the coding sequence GTGGCGGCTGTCACCAGGCTCTTCCTCAGTAACCGCAGTCAGGCTGTGCGCATCCCCGCCCATCTGCGCCTGCCTGACTCCGTGAAAGACGTGGAGGTCCGGGCCTGCGGCGAGGAGCGCATCATCTCTCCGCTCGGTCGCCGCTGGGACACGTTCTTTCAGGATGCGCTGCCCGTGCCGGATGACTTCCTGCAGGAGAGGGCGACTCAGGATCAACCGGAGCGCGAGGCCTTCTGA
- a CDS encoding type II toxin-antitoxin system VapC family toxin, whose product MVVVVDASVLVDALLIDGPARARLADANLQAPELIDAELLSVLRRLVLADLLPEQHALQALATSQQLGLRRHTSRHLWPRTWELRANLTAYDALYVALAEQLGATLLTADARAARAPGLQCPVEVIAS is encoded by the coding sequence ATGGTGGTGGTGGTGGATGCCTCGGTGCTGGTGGATGCCCTGTTGATCGATGGCCCTGCACGTGCACGGCTCGCGGATGCCAATCTCCAGGCGCCGGAGCTGATCGATGCCGAGCTTCTCTCGGTGCTGCGCCGCCTGGTGTTGGCCGATCTTCTGCCCGAGCAGCACGCCCTGCAGGCCCTGGCCACCAGCCAACAGCTGGGGCTGCGGCGGCACACCAGCCGCCACCTCTGGCCACGGACCTGGGAACTGCGGGCCAACCTCACGGCCTACGACGCGCTCTATGTGGCCCTGGCCGAACAACTCGGCGCCACCCTGCTCACCGCCGATGCCCGTGCCGCCCGCGCGCCCGGGCTGCAGTGCCCCGTGGAGGTGATCGCTTCCTGA
- a CDS encoding type II toxin-antitoxin system VapC family toxin, with translation MRRILVDSGILLSYYQQQEPLHQAVVVFFDQTAAQLITSPICIAEVLWLLGHPGDSRVMAAQNHLLGAVSRCGIEVINLLPVDYARIAELNQRTADLPGDFADLTLVTLSERLDVAEILSLDSDFDVYRRFRRDPFRRVPLG, from the coding sequence ATGCGGCGAATCCTGGTCGATTCGGGGATCCTGTTGAGCTACTACCAACAGCAGGAGCCACTGCACCAGGCCGTCGTGGTCTTCTTTGATCAGACTGCCGCTCAATTGATCACCTCACCGATCTGCATCGCCGAGGTGCTCTGGCTGCTGGGTCATCCCGGTGATTCCCGCGTCATGGCCGCTCAGAACCATCTGCTCGGGGCCGTCAGCCGCTGTGGCATTGAGGTGATCAACCTGCTGCCAGTGGATTACGCCCGTATCGCGGAACTCAATCAACGCACTGCCGATCTGCCCGGCGATTTCGCCGATCTCACCTTGGTGACACTCTCGGAGCGGCTGGATGTGGCCGAGATCCTCAGTCTCGACAGCGACTTCGATGTCTACCGGCGCTTCCGGCGCGATCCCTTCAGACGCGTTCCGCTCGGCTGA
- a CDS encoding gamma-glutamylcyclotransferase produces the protein MNHVFVYGSLKRGQSNHHWLRGALFLGRHRLAGDRLYSLGGYPMAVLEDHSSAVIHGEVFMDPVHAGTLGPRRPELLEPPVLKLLVEHVGHGDVVDGDPHARDLREAHRPAGVELTVEEIPVLPQLIALQPGLGNRGGEVLAGLGLHVAGNADPAPVVDAFGVPELMGPQPEHGDAGEYPLVKGLEPIQPVLQVSIGGDDPHPHRRGLTDLLGGTLGPHPPQLLQHGRQIHQAAAVDLGDGLDPVVEPLQVGERVHLHGPAQQPLGIRRVTESGNPQLQVVDGVDAAALLADPHLDIGDAGLHQALPAEARGPATGRQGFGPGAGALALQTQIPGPLDVLVAAVQERSQGELPHMDPLHQFAHVDRRAPVVAA, from the coding sequence ATGAACCATGTCTTTGTCTATGGCAGCCTCAAGCGCGGCCAGTCCAACCACCACTGGCTCCGTGGGGCCCTGTTTCTTGGGCGTCACCGCCTTGCAGGTGACCGCCTGTACTCCCTCGGTGGCTATCCGATGGCCGTGCTGGAGGATCACTCCAGTGCCGTGATCCATGGCGAGGTGTTCATGGACCCAGTCCATGCCGGCACCCTCGGCCCGCGGCGCCCAGAGCTTCTGGAGCCCCCTGTGCTGAAACTCCTTGTAGAGCACGTTGGACACGGCGACGTTGTTGACGGCGATCCGCACGCTCGAGATCTCCGCGAAGCGCACCGTCCAGCGGGCGTTGAGCTGACCGTGGAAGAGATCCCAGTTCTGCCGCAGCTGATAGCGCTCCAGCCAGGCCTCGGGAACCGCGGGGGCGAAGTGCTCGCTGGTCTTGGTCTTCATGTCGCCGGGAATGCTGATCCAGCCCCGGTCGTCGATGCCTTCGGCGTGCCAGAGCTCATGGGGCCGCAGCCCGAACACGGCGATGCAGGCGAATACCCACTGGTGAAAGGGCTCGAGCCGATCCAGCCAGTGCTCCAGGTCAGCATCGGAGGGGATGACCCGCACCCGCATCGACGAGGCCTTACGGATCTTCTCGGCGGCACCCTTGGGCCTCATCCCCCTCAGCTGCTGCAGCACGGCCGTCAGATCCATCAGGCCGCTGCGGTGGATCTGGGAGATGGTCTCGATCCGGTGGTTGAACCGCTTCAGGTGGGTGAGCGGGTTCACCTCCATGGCCCAGCTCAGCAGCCGTTGGGGATCCGCCGGGTCACGGAATCGGGCAACCCGCAGCTTCAGGTCGTTGATGGCGTGGACGCGGCTGCCCTCCTTGCAGATCCTCACCTCGATATCGGCGATGCAGGCCTCCACCAGGCCCTGCCAGCGGAGGCGCGAGGTCCCGCCACGGGCCGCCAGGGGTTCGGGCCAGGGGCGGGTGCGCTGGCCCTCCAGACACAGATCCCGGGCCCGCTCGACGTCCTCGTCGCGGCGGTGCAGGAGCGGAGCCAGGGAGAACTCCCGCACATGGACCCCCTGCACCAGTTCGCACACGTAGATCGACGAGCTCCGGTCGTAGCGGCGTAG